The proteins below come from a single Gossypium raimondii isolate GPD5lz chromosome 2, ASM2569854v1, whole genome shotgun sequence genomic window:
- the LOC105787434 gene encoding uncharacterized protein LOC105787434: MASIYCCKECGTNLNLRSTYLFPPDFYFEAGNKGTLSFATIDDTKFNFEKEDKFRPFFETLDYWGIQRNRTKMKCKSCGKLVGYIYDDGPPLTDSPGQFHMGPSQVIPRCPRYRFKIKALTISSET, translated from the coding sequence atggcTTCCATCTACTGCTGCAAAGAATGCGGAACCAACCTTAACCTACGATCAACTTATTTATTCCCTCCAGATTTCTATTTCGAAGCGGGAAACAAAGGTACCCTTTCTTTCGCCACGATCGATGATACCAAGTTCAATTTCGAGAAAGAAGATAAGTTTAGGCCTTTTTTTGAGACTCTTGATTATTGGGGGATTCAACGGAATAGGACCAAGATGAAGTGTAAAAGCTGTGGGAAACTTGTGGGTTATATTTATGATGATGGTCCTCCATTAACGGATAGTCCTGGTCAATTTCATATGGGACCTAGTCAAGTGATACCCAGATGTCCTAGATATCGGTTCAAGATCAAGGCACTTACGATCTCATCTGAAACTtga